The Haloarcula rubripromontorii genome has a window encoding:
- a CDS encoding DNA topoisomerase IV subunit A, with amino-acid sequence MSTDSDTTPDTEEAREQLIDLAADFYDQFADGEVPTMTIPTRTKSNIVFDEDEQVWVYGDRNSTRSAKTISGAEKILKAVYTIDFLSQQLEEDRSSTLRELYYLSESWDLDEAQFNTQDESNNLIEDLEIVSDVKREDFHMRPEESGAKVMGPLLLREQTNRGDREIHCQDDVGQGGYQIPNNPDTIEFLDNDAKFVLCVETGGMRDRLVENGFDDEYDALVVHLGGQPARATRRLIKRLHDELDLPVTVFTDGDPWSYRIFGSVSYGSIKSAHLSEYLATPEAQFIGIRPEDIVEYELPTDPLSDSDINALESELEDPRFQTEFWKEQIELQLDINKKAEQQALASRGLDFVTETYLPERLDEMGIL; translated from the coding sequence ATGAGTACCGACTCAGACACCACACCCGACACCGAGGAAGCGCGCGAGCAACTCATCGACCTCGCGGCGGACTTCTACGACCAGTTCGCCGACGGCGAGGTGCCGACGATGACCATCCCCACCCGGACCAAGTCCAACATCGTCTTCGACGAGGACGAGCAGGTCTGGGTGTACGGCGACCGGAACTCCACCCGGTCGGCGAAGACGATATCCGGGGCCGAGAAGATTCTGAAGGCGGTCTACACCATCGACTTCCTCTCCCAGCAACTGGAGGAGGACCGCTCTTCGACCCTGCGTGAACTGTACTACCTCTCGGAGTCCTGGGACCTCGACGAGGCACAGTTCAACACGCAGGACGAGTCGAACAACCTCATCGAGGACCTGGAGATTGTCTCCGATGTCAAGCGCGAGGACTTCCACATGCGCCCGGAGGAGTCCGGCGCGAAGGTGATGGGGCCGTTGCTCCTCCGCGAGCAGACCAACCGCGGCGACCGCGAAATCCACTGCCAGGACGACGTGGGACAGGGCGGCTACCAGATTCCGAACAACCCCGACACCATCGAGTTCCTCGACAACGACGCGAAGTTCGTCCTCTGTGTCGAGACCGGCGGTATGCGCGACCGCCTCGTCGAGAACGGCTTCGACGACGAGTACGACGCGCTGGTCGTCCACCTCGGCGGCCAGCCAGCGCGGGCGACCCGGCGGCTCATCAAGCGGCTCCACGACGAACTCGACCTCCCGGTCACGGTATTCACTGACGGTGACCCGTGGTCGTACCGCATCTTCGGGTCGGTCTCCTACGGCTCCATCAAGAGCGCGCACCTCTCGGAGTACCTTGCGACCCCCGAGGCACAGTTCATCGGCATCCGCCCGGAGGACATCGTCGAGTACGAACTCCCGACGGACCCGCTGTCGGACTCCGACATCAACGCCCTGGAGAGCGAACTGGAGGACCCGCGGTTCCAGACGGAGTTCTGGAAAGAACAGATCGAACTCCAGCTCGATATCAACAAGAAGGCCGAACAGCAGGCGCTCGCTTCGCGGGGGCTTGACTTCGTGACCGAAACCTACCTGCCCGAGCGGCTGGACGAGATGGGTATCCTCTAA
- a CDS encoding MBL fold metallo-hydrolase produces the protein MTVRHDGITAEWLGYATLRLEGDDTVVYFDPGRYGVLTGEWEPDTPGVGHPPTQDYAPKDGDIVCVTHIHHYDPDGIRRVAAEDATVVAFEGINVHATDRDLDRLADLDYEVRKVSMEADVLVDDVPIWTMPAYNHEDGRNVKDDGSPIHPKGIGCGFLVSLDDTRVFWPGDTDVLDGHAELDVSLFVPSIAQNYTMNRHEAADLAEAMDPDLVLPMHYNTFESLEGDSGAFAEDVAKRGVPVVLDEN, from the coding sequence ATGACAGTCAGACACGACGGCATCACCGCCGAGTGGCTCGGCTACGCGACCCTGCGGCTGGAGGGCGACGACACCGTGGTCTACTTCGACCCCGGCCGCTACGGCGTCCTTACCGGCGAGTGGGAGCCGGACACGCCCGGCGTCGGCCACCCGCCGACGCAGGACTATGCTCCCAAAGATGGGGACATCGTCTGCGTGACCCACATCCACCACTACGACCCCGACGGCATCCGGCGGGTCGCCGCCGAGGACGCCACCGTCGTCGCGTTCGAGGGTATCAATGTCCACGCCACCGACCGCGATCTCGACCGCCTCGCCGACCTCGACTACGAGGTCCGCAAGGTGTCGATGGAGGCCGACGTGCTGGTCGACGACGTCCCCATCTGGACGATGCCGGCCTACAACCACGAGGACGGCCGGAACGTGAAAGACGACGGCAGCCCCATCCACCCGAAGGGCATCGGCTGTGGCTTCCTCGTCTCGCTGGACGACACCCGCGTGTTCTGGCCCGGCGACACCGACGTGCTGGACGGCCACGCCGAACTCGACGTCTCGCTGTTCGTCCCCTCTATCGCCCAGAACTACACGATGAACCGCCACGAGGCCGCCGACCTCGCTGAAGCGATGGACCCGGACCTCGTCCTCCCGATGCACTACAACACGTTCGAGTCGCTGGAAGGGGATTCCGGTGCGTTCGCTGAGGATGTCGCAAAACGCGGCGTCCCGGTCGTTTTGGACGAGAACTAG
- the ligA gene encoding ATP-dependent DNA ligase LigA, which produces MEFAAFADRAEEIEAESADTAITEAVTDLFADAGSDLSTLARFVQGRVFPAYESRTLDIGPRLCYEAIARAAGQNISADDVEERLADMGEIGAVAASYDLGGQQGLAAFGAGGGSDALTVAELDAELRELAAVDGSGSQGTKVDILFGLFSRCSPTEAGYLARLVLSEMRIGVGEGTVRDAVAAAFDVPVEAVEQAVQVSNDYGTVAEVAREEGEAGLDTITLEVGRPVQAMLAQAGTVAGALEDWDRAAVEWKYDGARVQVHFDGADARLFSRNMEEVTDPLPEVVEAVESALDVPAILDGEVVAVDGDGDPLPFQEVLRRFRRKHDVAAAREDVAVRLHAFDCLHADGEDLLDAPLETRHDRLESLFPDGSDAVSEMWLSGDSEEIEDLEAAALDAGQEGIMLKDPTATYSPGKRGKHWRKRKPDVETLDCVVTGAEWGEGRRANVLGSFELSVRTDDGYATVGNVATGITDAELDDLTERFEAHIRSEDGRDVTVDPAIVFEAGYEEIQASQSYDSGYALRFPRFISVREDKTPDDADSLERVERLAASQ; this is translated from the coding sequence ATGGAGTTCGCCGCCTTCGCCGACCGGGCCGAGGAAATCGAGGCCGAGAGCGCCGACACCGCGATCACCGAGGCGGTCACCGACCTGTTCGCCGACGCGGGGTCGGACCTCTCGACGCTCGCTCGCTTCGTCCAGGGCCGGGTGTTCCCGGCCTACGAGTCCCGCACGCTCGATATCGGGCCGCGGCTCTGCTACGAGGCGATTGCCCGAGCAGCAGGCCAGAATATCAGTGCTGACGATGTTGAGGAGCGCCTCGCCGACATGGGCGAGATCGGGGCCGTCGCGGCCAGCTACGACCTCGGCGGCCAGCAGGGCCTCGCCGCGTTCGGCGCTGGCGGCGGGAGCGACGCCCTCACGGTGGCAGAACTCGACGCAGAGCTACGAGAGTTGGCCGCTGTCGACGGCAGCGGGAGCCAGGGGACGAAAGTCGACATCCTCTTTGGCCTGTTCTCGCGGTGCTCCCCGACCGAAGCCGGCTACCTCGCCCGGCTCGTCCTCTCGGAGATGCGCATCGGCGTCGGTGAGGGGACCGTCCGGGACGCCGTCGCGGCCGCCTTCGACGTGCCGGTCGAGGCAGTGGAACAGGCCGTACAGGTGTCGAACGACTACGGCACGGTCGCCGAGGTGGCCCGTGAGGAGGGCGAGGCGGGACTGGACACAATCACGCTCGAAGTCGGCCGCCCGGTCCAGGCGATGCTAGCCCAGGCGGGGACGGTGGCCGGCGCGCTCGAAGACTGGGACCGCGCCGCGGTCGAGTGGAAGTACGACGGCGCTCGCGTGCAGGTCCACTTCGACGGCGCGGACGCCCGGCTGTTCTCCCGGAACATGGAGGAGGTCACCGACCCGCTCCCGGAGGTGGTCGAGGCCGTCGAATCGGCGCTCGACGTACCGGCAATCCTCGACGGCGAGGTGGTCGCGGTCGACGGCGACGGCGACCCGCTCCCGTTCCAAGAAGTGCTGCGGCGCTTCCGCCGGAAACACGACGTGGCCGCGGCCCGCGAGGACGTGGCGGTCCGCCTGCACGCCTTCGACTGCCTGCACGCTGACGGCGAGGATCTACTCGACGCCCCGCTGGAGACGCGCCACGACCGCCTCGAATCGCTGTTCCCAGACGGGAGCGACGCCGTCTCGGAGATGTGGCTGTCCGGCGACTCCGAGGAGATCGAGGACCTGGAAGCGGCGGCCCTCGACGCCGGGCAGGAGGGCATCATGCTGAAGGACCCGACGGCGACGTACTCGCCCGGGAAGCGGGGCAAGCACTGGCGCAAGCGCAAGCCCGACGTGGAGACGCTGGACTGTGTCGTCACCGGCGCGGAGTGGGGCGAGGGCCGCCGGGCGAACGTGCTGGGGTCGTTCGAACTCTCGGTCCGAACCGACGACGGCTACGCCACCGTCGGCAACGTCGCGACGGGCATCACCGACGCGGAACTCGACGACCTGACCGAGCGCTTCGAGGCGCACATCCGCAGTGAGGACGGCCGCGACGTGACCGTTGACCCAGCCATCGTCTTCGAGGCCGGCTACGAGGAGATTCAGGCGTCCCAGTCCTACGATTCGGGCTACGCGCTTCGGTTCCCCCGATTCATCTCGGTCCGCGAGGACAAGACGCCTGACGACGCCGACTCGCTGGAGCGTGTCGAGCGGTTGGCGGCATCACAGTAA
- a CDS encoding type II secretion system F family protein, producing MALNPLGLAPLAVVVGILGLVGYSTVNERFDRNVTRLSRRLFGRYVGQSPERERQLEAAYVDETYRGYAARTLVYACAGAVSGAITGAYAIGGLLLILPALVELAQGLPSTMVTAFGLRTFELVLTPTQTLYILIGGGVLSGAVTAGLTYLYRWERLKNQADVRSRNIDEGMARTIAFMYALSRGGMSFPDVMRVLARNQEIYGDTAREVGVAVREMDLFGRDMITALEHVSRRTPSEQFKTFTENLSSVLQSGQSLAPFLREQYERHQEEAAERQEDLLERLATVAEAYVTVFVAAVLFLMTILLVFGLTTTDTLWLLQMMAYLVIPLANVGFMVYLDIKLQSLGIGSAGTTDVLERYETATLGKPGLGTGRLGLTDGGVAPADEANWLRLRFYDRIKSVRDLLSAPVQSLVWNPVYVLYLAVPVAVVLLLLRAPAAFQTSSVNVRILDDFVIQSVLLVLGPFALVRFVYTQRLSRIEDATPDLLERLASLNEAGMTVVESIRRVRGSDIGVLTQEMHRIWADIRMGANVDDAFVRFGRRVQTTAITRIVTLLTHAMHASGQLGPVFRIAATQSRADLRLKRRRRQQMLTYLVVIYVAFLVFLVIIVAVQEVLVPSLPSSVPMPAGESNRLGVGVDQFARFGRVDKAAYTLVFFHTALIQAVLTGFIGGQLGEGTLKDGAKHAAILLGVAYVAFILLSSPVASMTVTSPAVSGDQITVESASLSEGGFIVVREFEADGRVLGTSEYLSSGSHSDVQITLDRPPSTGRSLVLVAHQDTNGNQQLDYPFSDTSGSPDQPYASSTAGENVTVEYTVE from the coding sequence ATGGCGCTGAACCCGCTCGGCCTGGCACCGCTCGCCGTCGTCGTCGGGATTCTCGGACTTGTCGGCTACAGCACCGTCAACGAGCGCTTCGACCGCAACGTCACGCGGCTGTCCCGACGGCTTTTCGGTCGGTACGTGGGACAGTCGCCCGAGCGGGAACGCCAGCTCGAAGCCGCATACGTCGACGAGACCTACCGCGGCTACGCCGCCAGAACGCTGGTGTACGCCTGCGCTGGTGCTGTTTCGGGGGCGATAACCGGTGCGTACGCTATCGGCGGCCTGCTGTTGATTTTGCCGGCGCTGGTGGAGCTTGCACAGGGGCTTCCCTCGACGATGGTGACTGCGTTCGGCCTGCGGACGTTCGAACTCGTGTTGACGCCGACACAGACGCTGTACATCCTCATCGGCGGCGGCGTGCTTTCCGGCGCGGTGACGGCCGGACTCACGTATCTCTACCGCTGGGAGCGACTGAAAAACCAGGCGGACGTGCGGAGCCGGAACATCGACGAGGGGATGGCCCGGACTATCGCTTTCATGTATGCGCTTTCCCGCGGTGGGATGTCCTTCCCGGATGTGATGCGCGTACTGGCCCGAAATCAGGAAATCTACGGCGACACGGCGAGGGAAGTCGGCGTCGCCGTCAGGGAGATGGACCTGTTCGGCCGGGACATGATCACGGCGCTCGAACACGTCTCCCGGCGGACCCCCAGCGAGCAGTTCAAGACGTTCACCGAGAACCTCTCCAGCGTCCTCCAGAGCGGCCAGTCGCTGGCCCCGTTCCTCCGCGAGCAGTACGAGCGTCATCAGGAGGAGGCCGCCGAGCGCCAGGAGGACCTGCTCGAACGGCTGGCGACGGTCGCCGAGGCGTACGTCACCGTGTTCGTCGCCGCCGTACTCTTCCTGATGACGATTCTGCTCGTGTTCGGCCTGACGACGACGGACACGCTCTGGCTGTTGCAGATGATGGCGTATCTCGTCATCCCGCTGGCCAACGTCGGGTTCATGGTGTACCTGGACATCAAGCTCCAGTCGCTCGGCATCGGGAGTGCCGGCACGACGGACGTTCTAGAGCGCTACGAGACGGCGACGCTGGGCAAGCCCGGCCTGGGGACCGGCCGCCTCGGTCTGACCGACGGCGGCGTCGCCCCGGCAGACGAGGCGAACTGGCTCCGGCTGCGGTTCTATGACCGCATCAAGTCGGTGCGGGACCTCCTCAGTGCCCCGGTCCAGTCGCTGGTCTGGAACCCGGTGTACGTCCTCTACCTCGCTGTCCCAGTCGCTGTGGTGCTACTGCTCCTCCGTGCCCCCGCGGCGTTCCAGACCTCGTCCGTCAACGTCCGCATCCTCGACGACTTCGTCATCCAGTCCGTCCTGCTGGTTCTGGGGCCATTTGCGCTGGTGCGGTTCGTCTACACCCAGCGGCTGTCCCGAATCGAGGACGCGACGCCGGACCTGCTCGAACGGCTGGCGAGCCTGAACGAGGCCGGGATGACCGTCGTCGAGAGCATCCGACGGGTCCGCGGCAGCGACATCGGCGTGCTCACCCAGGAGATGCACCGCATCTGGGCCGACATCCGGATGGGCGCGAACGTCGACGACGCGTTCGTCCGGTTCGGCCGCCGTGTCCAGACCACGGCGATAACGCGCATCGTGACGCTGCTGACCCACGCGATGCACGCCTCGGGCCAGCTCGGGCCGGTGTTCCGCATCGCGGCGACCCAGTCGCGGGCCGATCTCCGACTGAAACGGCGGCGACGCCAGCAGATGCTCACCTATCTTGTCGTCATCTACGTCGCCTTCCTGGTGTTTCTCGTCATCATCGTCGCTGTACAGGAAGTGCTCGTCCCGAGTCTCCCATCGAGCGTTCCGATGCCGGCCGGGGAGTCGAACCGCCTCGGTGTCGGCGTCGACCAGTTCGCCCGCTTTGGCCGCGTCGACAAGGCCGCGTACACGCTCGTATTCTTCCACACCGCCCTCATTCAGGCAGTTCTCACCGGCTTCATCGGCGGCCAGCTCGGCGAGGGAACGCTCAAGGACGGCGCGAAACACGCCGCAATTCTGCTGGGCGTCGCCTACGTCGCGTTCATCCTGCTGTCCTCGCCGGTCGCGTCGATGACGGTCACCAGCCCCGCCGTCTCCGGCGACCAGATAACGGTCGAATCAGCATCGCTGTCAGAGGGCGGGTTCATCGTTGTTCGGGAGTTCGAAGCGGACGGACGAGTACTCGGGACTTCCGAGTATCTCTCGTCAGGATCCCACAGCGATGTCCAGATAACGCTGGACAGGCCGCCGTCGACCGGCCGGTCGCTCGTGCTCGTCGCGCATCAGGACACCAACGGGAACCAGCAACTCGACTACCCCTTCAGCGACACGTCGGGGTCACCGGACCAACCGTATGCGTCGTCGACGGCCGGCGAGAACGTCACCGTCGAGTACACGGTCGAGTGA
- a CDS encoding type II/IV secretion system ATPase subunit, whose protein sequence is MSNPESPKPGDIVSDPLGHIQSWLSRTATVLSGAAVPTANYDPSRHGTLVDFDGLDGYTEVERYWLNAPFAFASINHDPGRDEHLYQVVEPSLTDFERELLDRLFEDIRIPLIYRDDVDTDPERVLKEELEARLEEYGVVIEPETFYRLFYYLHRSFQGYGHIDPLMHDPDIEDISCDGANLPIFVYHDGYTDIETNITYDADELNDFVIQLAQRSGRHVSVSDPVVSTTLPDGSRIELALGEEVTPRGSAFTIRKYADEPFTPIELLEYGTFSVEMLAYLWLAIESNKSLIFAGGTAAGKTTSMNALAMFLPPRSKVLSIEDTRELSLYHDNWLSSVTRERLDDSDITMYDLLRSALRHRPEYIIVGEVRGEEAITLFQAMNTGHTTFSTMHADSVQTVINRLENEPINVPRPMVQSLDILCVQVLARSGDERVRRAKTLAEIEGIDQRTGELDYSTTYNWRATEDRFSENNSELLDEIREERGWTQSELLTELRNRQRFLRYLQSEGITDYRKFTAMVNKYYADKAQVLENIDDGAIA, encoded by the coding sequence ATGTCGAACCCAGAATCTCCCAAACCCGGTGACATCGTTTCGGACCCGCTCGGCCACATCCAGTCGTGGCTCTCACGGACTGCGACGGTGTTGAGCGGGGCGGCGGTTCCGACGGCGAACTACGACCCCAGCCGCCACGGGACACTGGTCGATTTCGACGGCCTCGACGGCTATACCGAGGTCGAACGCTACTGGCTGAACGCGCCGTTTGCATTCGCCTCTATCAATCACGACCCGGGCCGCGATGAGCACCTGTATCAGGTCGTCGAGCCGTCGCTGACCGATTTTGAGCGGGAACTGCTCGACCGCCTGTTTGAAGACATCCGCATCCCGCTCATCTACCGCGACGACGTCGACACTGACCCAGAGCGCGTCCTCAAAGAAGAACTCGAAGCTAGGCTGGAGGAGTACGGCGTCGTCATCGAGCCGGAGACGTTCTACCGGCTGTTTTACTACCTGCACCGCTCCTTCCAGGGCTACGGCCACATCGACCCCCTGATGCACGACCCGGATATCGAGGACATCTCCTGTGACGGGGCGAACCTCCCCATCTTCGTCTACCACGACGGCTACACGGATATCGAGACGAACATCACCTACGACGCCGACGAACTGAACGACTTCGTCATCCAGCTGGCCCAGCGCTCGGGCCGGCACGTCTCCGTTTCGGACCCTGTCGTCTCCACGACGCTCCCGGACGGCTCGCGTATCGAACTGGCGCTTGGCGAAGAAGTGACCCCGCGCGGCTCCGCGTTCACCATCCGGAAGTACGCCGACGAGCCGTTCACGCCCATCGAACTGCTGGAGTACGGCACGTTTTCCGTCGAGATGCTGGCCTACCTCTGGCTCGCAATCGAATCCAACAAGTCGCTCATCTTCGCCGGCGGGACGGCGGCCGGTAAGACCACGTCGATGAACGCGCTGGCGATGTTCCTCCCGCCCCGGTCGAAGGTACTCTCAATAGAGGACACCCGCGAGCTGTCCCTGTATCACGATAACTGGCTTTCATCGGTCACCCGCGAGCGGCTGGATGATTCGGACATCACGATGTACGATTTGCTGCGGTCCGCGCTCCGGCACCGCCCCGAGTACATCATCGTCGGCGAGGTTCGGGGCGAAGAGGCAATTACGCTGTTCCAGGCGATGAACACCGGCCACACGACGTTCTCGACGATGCACGCGGACTCCGTACAGACGGTCATCAACCGACTGGAGAACGAACCTATCAACGTCCCGCGGCCGATGGTCCAGAGCCTCGACATCCTCTGTGTGCAGGTGCTGGCCCGCTCGGGCGACGAGCGCGTCCGCCGTGCGAAGACGCTCGCCGAGATCGAGGGTATCGACCAGCGGACAGGCGAACTGGACTACTCAACGACATATAATTGGCGGGCCACGGAGGACCGCTTCTCCGAGAACAACAGCGAGCTACTGGACGAGATCCGCGAGGAACGCGGCTGGACGCAATCGGAACTGCTCACCGAACTCCGCAACCGTCAGCGGTTCCTCCGCTATCTCCAGTCCGAGGGCATCACCGACTACCGCAAGTTCACGGCGATGGTCAACAAGTACTACGCGGACAAAGCGCAGGTCCTCGAAAACATCGACGACGGCGCGATAGCCTGA
- a CDS encoding TIGR04206 family protein, with the protein MAWVKSEYAGEFAVLATWLVGLAPWSVSLFEIEGVTVVGLRFLPFRFQFIFGATLPGERPFLWAWQVAAFQESDPLALAGTLGVAALAVFLLPLALSLYYYAAEERVEAALPVDPVRLFGGLLGLVGVLTLAASGLFITSFPGITVPIGTLVALVFAYLLLTVDRA; encoded by the coding sequence ATGGCCTGGGTGAAATCAGAGTACGCGGGCGAGTTCGCGGTGCTTGCGACGTGGCTCGTGGGACTGGCCCCGTGGTCGGTGTCGCTGTTCGAGATTGAAGGGGTGACTGTCGTCGGGCTTCGGTTTCTCCCGTTCCGGTTCCAGTTCATCTTCGGTGCGACGCTCCCCGGAGAGCGACCGTTTCTCTGGGCCTGGCAGGTCGCCGCGTTTCAGGAGTCGGACCCGCTTGCGCTCGCCGGGACACTTGGGGTCGCAGCCCTCGCTGTTTTCCTGTTGCCGCTCGCCCTCAGCCTCTATTACTACGCCGCTGAGGAGCGCGTTGAGGCGGCGCTCCCTGTGGACCCTGTCCGACTGTTCGGCGGACTGCTCGGCCTTGTGGGCGTTCTGACGCTCGCGGCCAGCGGGCTGTTCATCACGTCGTTTCCCGGCATCACCGTCCCCATCGGAACGCTCGTCGCCCTCGTGTTCGCCTACCTCCTTTTGACCGTCGACCGGGCGTGA
- a CDS encoding DUF5793 family protein, with protein MRRDYFTVDIQASATDNDDPTIAIVYDGPTGELRERLTKVDGGTLDGEDIDVTFRRQPESDGVLSLTNRLTGEYVFEATAPTADVDALVSAADAQEDPQFRVRLTDGDGESRTYELRTLLVYDPDGSLLRGQSLIPGGVEL; from the coding sequence ATGAGGCGTGATTACTTCACTGTCGACATCCAAGCTTCGGCCACCGACAACGACGACCCGACGATCGCGATCGTATACGATGGGCCGACAGGAGAGCTTCGCGAGCGCCTCACCAAAGTAGACGGTGGCACACTCGATGGCGAGGACATTGACGTGACCTTCCGCCGCCAGCCCGAAAGCGATGGCGTGCTCTCGCTAACGAACCGACTCACCGGTGAGTACGTCTTCGAGGCGACAGCACCGACGGCAGACGTGGACGCGCTCGTTTCCGCGGCGGACGCGCAAGAAGACCCACAGTTTAGGGTCCGTCTCACTGACGGCGACGGCGAATCTCGGACCTACGAGTTGCGGACGCTGCTCGTCTACGACCCCGACGGGAGCCTCCTGCGCGGACAGAGCCTCATCCCCGGCGGCGTCGAGCTTTAG
- a CDS encoding NAD-dependent protein deacylase → MADDRDGPEGVADETLDAVAEALRTAGTAVALTGAGVSTASGIPSFRGEDGVWERHDPADFHRRRLDADPAGFWDDRLSLREAIYGDVDPDPNAAHEALTALESAGHLDAVLTQNVDGLHDDAGTDRVVELHGTHRRVVCDDCGHRLDAEPVFEAAAEAGDLPPRCDCGGVYRPDVVLFGEPMPDVAMNEAQRLARDSNVFLAAGSSLSVQPASLLPKIAAEAGSTLVVINYEETPRDAAAAHVLRADVTQVLPAIVERV, encoded by the coding sequence ATGGCCGACGACAGAGACGGACCCGAGGGTGTCGCCGACGAGACGCTCGACGCCGTGGCAGAGGCGCTTCGTACCGCCGGGACCGCCGTCGCGCTCACCGGTGCAGGCGTCTCGACGGCGTCGGGTATCCCCTCCTTTCGCGGCGAGGACGGCGTCTGGGAGCGCCACGACCCGGCCGACTTCCACCGCCGCCGGCTCGACGCCGACCCGGCGGGCTTCTGGGACGACCGACTCTCGCTCCGGGAGGCCATCTACGGCGACGTAGACCCCGACCCTAACGCTGCTCACGAGGCATTGACGGCGCTCGAATCAGCAGGCCACCTCGACGCTGTACTCACGCAAAACGTCGACGGACTCCACGACGACGCCGGAACGGACCGGGTCGTCGAACTCCACGGGACCCATCGGCGCGTGGTCTGTGACGACTGTGGCCACCGGCTGGACGCCGAGCCGGTGTTCGAGGCGGCCGCCGAGGCCGGCGACTTGCCCCCGCGATGTGACTGCGGTGGTGTCTACCGGCCCGACGTGGTGCTGTTCGGCGAACCGATGCCCGACGTAGCGATGAACGAGGCCCAGCGTCTCGCACGGGACAGCAACGTGTTTCTGGCGGCTGGGTCGTCGCTGTCGGTCCAGCCGGCGTCGCTCCTGCCGAAGATAGCTGCTGAGGCGGGGAGTACACTGGTCGTGATAAACTACGAGGAGACGCCGCGTGACGCGGCTGCGGCGCACGTGCTCCGAGCCGATGTCACGCAGGTGCTTCCGGCGATTGTCGAGCGGGTGTGA